The Neodiprion lecontei isolate iyNeoLeco1 chromosome 2, iyNeoLeco1.1, whole genome shotgun sequence genome segment GTGAACCGACTTAATGTGATTAGTTTCTTCAACGTTGTATGCCCTACATAAAAAATCCGACAGACTTCTGTCGGATTCGACACAGATCCAACACAAAATCCGAAGTTATCCTCCAGACGAGAGACAAGGATAGAAAATGTGAACGAATCCTATTCGGCTCTGTCGTAAATGAACTCGGTTTGCGGCTTGATGaccaaaattttatttcagaacgTGTCCGGTTTCTATTCCCGCGTCCCGATGAATCTCTCCTACATAAAAAATCCGACAGATCTCTGTCGGATTCGATACAGATCCGCTAGAAATGTCGGACACAAGTCGGACACAAAATCCtgtcggattttttttgtagGGTGGCTCAGTCATGCGCACATTATGATATTTCAGCCGGGTATATCGTAATAGATCGATTTTGTGCATTGAATTTACTGATTTTCTCGTATTCAGAGGCTGCGTGCAAGCCCAGTCCATGTGGTCTAAACACGAAGTGCGAGGTGATCAATGAGGTTCCAAGATGCACTTGCTTACCGGGATATCAGGGATCCCCGTTGTCTGGATGTCGGCACGAGTGCGAGAGCGACGCAGAGTGTTCGAACCATTTAGCTTGCTCAAGTAATTTCAAGTGCGAGAATCCATGCCAATGTGGGGACGGAGCGAACTGCGAAGTAATCAATCATCGGCCCAAGTGTACTTGCCCCAACGTGAGTCAATTATTTGTCTAGACTGTAATATATTGAATAACTGCCTCCCCAAGTCTGATCCTTCTTTGTTCTTATGTATGTACGTCTGAGCCTTCCATCAATTTCCCGGGACAATCCGCAAAACAATCTGTACTGAAAAATTCCTATACCACCTGTGCAAGTGCGGTATTCGTGACTAAATTATGAATCATTTCATACATTATACGAGTAATTTCTTAcacatgaaaaattttctctgatATGGATGCTCTATAATGACTGTTTGGTATGCATAGATATACATTATACCGTGCGCATTTGATTAACTGTCATGACCACAGAGGTGTAAGAATAGGATAAGGAAGCGATAGGTTCTCGTGCAAATGGAGTGTCTTCCTActagaaagagaaagaagatgGACGGTGGTACCCCTCTCGCGTTAATGACACATGCTAGAGCGCGAAGGGTGGTGGTCTTACATTCTCTCGTTCTTTCAACAGGCCGGTCACTTTTGGAGCCGCCTTACCTACTCTATCCTTGTACCTTTATGCTTATGACGTGTAGGCGCTGCGCCTGCAGATAGGCGACTAAAATTACATCTGATTTGTTTGTGGCTGTAGGATGGTAACTGTGGGACCCGTAAATGCTAATTCAGCAATTACAGACGCGAATAGATCAGATGTAACTGTAGTTGCCTACTCACAGGCGCAGCGCCCGTTCTGGTCATGACAGTTCACCGAATATGCACGGTGTACATCATAGACATACAAGAATAGACCGCGTGAGTGGGCTGAGAAGGCGATAATGCGGTAGAAAGAGAAAGCTGCATATAGGCCCCACTCTATCCTTGTCTAATCGCGGATGCGCGGGACACGCGAGTCGTGTATGCCAGTATACTACACTGCGAGAGAATGCACGCGCGCGATTAGACAAGGATAGAAGGATGGGCCCATATGCAGCTTTCTCTTTCTATCCCGCTATCGCATTCACCACGGGCTACCTCCGAGCTCGCGCGGTCTATTCTTATATGTCTGTGGTATACATTTACCGTCTATCGGAACCTGCTATACTTTGTCAATAACGTAAAGTTGCAAATAAATGCCAACTTCATTTATGCGGCAGTTGAAAAGTGTTCCATTTTGTCTTGATCCAAACGTTTACACTGTAAACTTTGTTGATACAGAATTGGTTGGGAAGCCCGTACGTTGCCTGTCGCCCAGAATGCACGTATCATTCGGATTGTCCGCAAAGTAAGCCGGCTTGCCTTAACCAAAAATGTGCCAATCCTTGCGAAGGGGTGTGCGGTATCAACGCCAACTGTCAACTTCGTGACATAACTCCGATCTGTAGCTGCCCCAAGGACATGACTGGTGATCCCTTCGTCAGCTGTAGACCATTCGAACCTCGTGAGTATAAGATTTGACATATGATTCTGGCATTACGCGCTGAATCTATTTCTTATGGAAACATGATCAGTGTTCAAAAATGAACAGAACGCGATTTTGAATGGAGTACCTACCAGTCATATCTTTATTCACTGCGTTACACTTGTATTCTTGACATTTTGCATCTGGTCGTTTACTTCTCCTGGCATTGAAGTGCTGGACAATAGtactgtgaaaaattatttcactcaTTACTGGTTCTAAAACCGTGGAAGTAAGTTCCTCCACTATGGAAACTATTGCCATGTTGAATTTTACGCAAATACATGTATCGACGTTTTATATTTGTTAGGGTTCTACTTCGTTGAGTGATTCTTTCATGTAATACTGTAACTTTCATCCTCAGTTGACTTGTGCCAGCCGAATCCTTGTGGAATTAACGCAGTTTGTACGCCGGGTCATGATAACACTGGCAAAGAAAGGCCAGTGTGCACGTGCCCTACAGGGTACATTGGAAATGCATTGATCAGCTGTCAGCGGGGAGAGTGTTTATCCGACAATGAATGCCCTGATAATCGAGCCTGCATTGACTTCTCTTGCCAGAATCCTTGCACAGGAAGACAATGCGGACCGAGTGCCACTTGCAGTCCGAGACGACACATCGCTGTGTGCACATGTCCAGACGGCACACGAGGCGATGCTCTTGTCACCTGTAACCCAATTGACTCAAGATCGTCCTTCAATTACGCCAGATACTACAGATATAAGTAATCCTGTTTGATTACCTGAGTatgaattaaagaaaacatatttttattgtttaccCGAACAACAATCTGACTGAAACACGTaaagtaattttttactcattgTTAGACGTTGCAGTTTCACCAATATGATCATATGCGAAAGGattggaataaaaagaaattaccTTACATCTAGAAAGATTTATgctttatttatatgtatactcaatgtatgtacataatatgtataaaattactttttcccTATAGATTTCGGAACAAAGATTGTTatgaatttctcttttctcttctcgggTCAAAACCCAACGTCTCAATTAACGTTTCGGTTACTAAGAGGGCCCTGTTTAGAATTGtagtttattcaatattaGTTGACCCGTAGTAACCACTCCATGAAAATTTGGAAGTAATTGATTacacagttttatttttacgaaaactcaaaaaaattatcattttatcggaaaaaatagGACACTAGTGCAATTTGGGATTTTGCATTTTCAAAGTACTACAGGGTTTTTATGTTAACTATGGACATACTTGTAGGGTGTGTAGGGGCTGCTTACGCAAGCAGTTACAGGTAAGACACTCATGGTGAGATTCATCCGAATGGCTGTGGAGAGCTTTGAAGGATTTGGTACCGCGAACTTGTTCGTAGTGTGATGACGATCCCAGGATGTTCCTGACTCAAGGTCTCTGCCTTTTATTAGGGGGGTAGATGAATCCCCAATTTGTAGAACAAGAGTAAATAATGAGGTTGGTTTTTCCGAGCCTCTGTCTCAGGTTCAGCCTCGATATTctcatttaaatcaatttaatAATTCGAGATTTCCTGGGGTTGCTTCTCAAATTAATGAGAAACCCTTTTGtcctttaaaaccgccaatttttgatggaaaaattccaTGGGCAGAGTATGAGCGTCAATTTAGCACAATAGCAAAACATAaccagtgggactccgccatgagggcccacagccttgcctcttgtcttcgaacgccggctttgaatgttttaacggcattatctgaagaagaaatttccgattatgaaaaacttagcTCTGCGCTTAAATTaagatacggaaatgaccatTTGACAAAATTGTACACAGCTCAATTACAGGctagaagacaaggacgagacgaagacctcgcgtctcttagcCAAAatattgaacggctttctcgtgtAGCTTTGCCAGACCACGAGCCGTCTCATAATTTATTAGCGACACAAGCTTTCTTAAACGCAATCAAtgatccagaaattaaaatggctgTTGGGACATCGGGtctcacttctctgcgggaggcaacggccaaagcccttgaggtggaggcaatgagaaaacaatattttgggttgAACCGgtttcgtcggattgaggtgtccaAAAACACCTCAGAAAGACGAGGTTTTGAGCACTCGGAGGAGTCAAAGCCtcaaaattacagaaataaaaataataacaagtaTTATAATCGTGAAAATCGTGGTTCTCTTCAGAATCAGAGTAACAAACACGAAATTAGAGGCGCAGTTACAACATATCAAAATGTAGTAACTTGTttattttgtcataaaatagGACATGATGCCAATCATTGCTTTTTACTTAAAAAGAATAGTAGAGAAATGATACAAAACTCGCATTCAGATTCCTATAATCGGCGAAGAAGAGATATAGAGGTTGGGGAAGAAAATCCTCAATCTAACTCTTCTTCTGAGGCTGATTTGAGGAACTAGTTTCAgacatttttatataaaatcatCATTGGAGTTAACCTCtttctttgaattattttggttaTGCGTGACAGGCATTCCCAACCTATTCAATTGCCTGTCAGGGAAatgaagctcgtcgaaggttaggtaattttcgcgacttcgaatctcatttatggatgaaaattttcgatcttctcattcgctcgtctgagctcagagtagatttaattgtttatttgcgagtttccccagaaacttcttttgctcgagttagttcccgttctcgtgaggaggaatcgagcatttctttagagctactcagaactattcatgaggttcatgaagattggctagtaaaaaaaaccttttcttctttgtcggctcctgttttggttatcaatgcagaatccacagccgaccaagtttattctagtttttttttttttttgcaataacaCACGGACAAGGTTAGAGAAATTTCTTGTTTGgcgtttaaaaaaagggaTTTATTCAATAAGAAACTTTAATCCAATTTCAacaatcaataaaattaaggAAGAAAGTAACGagtaacatttttaattttcttaatttcgtCTTTCACCTTTTTGCATTCGTTGCATCCACTCGTCCCTCTTTTTGTGACGAACAGACTTTGGCCGCAGAACCAACATTTTGCCTTTTCCTCGTGGAACGTGAGGTGAAAGGATATTTTGTGGTCCAATAACTCGGGTTCTgagctgtttaaaaaaaaaatgtttgtatgtttcttataatttatttgtgttaTTCGATATGATGAACTTACTGGAGGATGAAGCAAGATCGGCAAAAAGAGTCTGTTCTGCCTTTTTCTTGGAATCCCTCTAACTTGCCACATGACATTTCTTCCCATTTGGAATCGAGGAAATCAGAGATTTCCTTTTCAGAAAGATCTTCGATGTTATCCGGGAGACATTTGTGTGATAATGCCCCTGCATTTAAAGAGATGTGTTCTTTTGAGTTCAAGTTCATGTGTACTTTTGAGTGGGTTCAACGGAATTATATGAGGACTGTCTTCAATGAGGACTTTTCTTATaatgatttattatttctgaGTTGCTAATcaacttgaaatttgttttcttcgattgtttctttctagaaacttcttctttTGAATCGGattttgtgtcggataggctttggtttattaatgtgaaaagagccacgattatttttcgaggtcgatgagcgattgcttgattttcacattttattaaccttaagtgtcagtttttgtgagtactttttcaggttacttgacacagccttttcccatacaatctttccccgattcctgaggatgactggtggtcttattttgaaggacgcagaaatgattcagataagatcgtttcttttcttttgaatacatatttaatttattttattcgtgtattctcccaaattcacttagtgaatttgaattgttataccaccactcacatttgtcctccaaactctagggtgtgctgtttcTGAAGAAGTCTTGGATTCAGTCACCCATTCCTTTTTCCTGTTTCCTGTGCCGGTTCTCAGAGGGAATCAGCCTTTACGTTGCCTAAGACCCAGAGTTTTTCCAGTTATGGTTTCCCGCCTCGTCGATCTCATCTGTGTTTGATTCACCGGACTATTTTCCCTGAagaggaatgaattttcttttcgacgaCAATCCGGATGATTTTGATGTCCTCAAATTCAAGAAGATACATGACACTAGATAACACTTACCTTTGTaaaaacaaggcacataaatttttgaaattatttaacgctcaactatctgctcaaggttttctgtggtttaccttgagcctgagggcaaatgccagatagtaaaaaaagggagtccttaaatttttagagccacagctccaactcaccttcgagcactgactgctagatcacttttataattgttttatctatcccgagtcgggacgactcttttccttgggggggagtagtgttataaagggtgaaatcacccgttttgccccctatttaatgatctagtagtcagcattgataaaagacgtttataaacctcttatgttttttaaaaagaataaggttgctgcgtcaaccaacattgttgtaaaaacagtcttgtttcagactttaaacgagaaacacatattacgcattaaagcattttcacaacattttattcacgctcttgattttttttgacttgataattaaactgcggatccatatttattttccgtaacgtcaaagtacgttaCAGTAGTTTATACACACAAGAACAGgtaacgaataaatttttacaaaaaaaagtgatattCCCCTGAAAAGCACCTCTGGTGCAAAAATCTTCCGCCAAGTACATTAGAAATATGGTTATGACCCACAAAAATACCTTCCCTGATCAAAAATGTGTGCATATATTCGCTTCATaccaataaatattcaaatcacATACTAATGCCAAGTACATGTCTGTCAATTCACAATAAAAGCATGATTCAAACTTAACCCTTAGCTTTCACGTTTCTCTGTAATCACGCTGCTGCCACACTGGCAGGACTGACCCTAAACTCATTCAACTACAAACGATAATTAAGTTGGAATAAAAAACATAATTACTTATACATTGATGAaattccagaaaaaaaaaattaaattggtAAGTGGTACTTAGCAGgctttttttgtaaaaataccttgaataaataaattctatcatTAACGTTTCATGCATGCATCATTCCTTGAAAGACGTCTGCCAAGTTTCACGTATTGATTTAATTTTAGTTCTTGGAGTTTCATCAAAGGTTTTTGCACCAGAGGTGCTTTTTGAGAGGATGGTCTTTCTGAATCGCATTATATTATGTTGCGAAGATGTATATCTTTTCACTTTCAAAAGGACAGAATTTCTAGTTGAATTAGTATTTGCAATGACAGTAAATAAATCTCACAACTTAACAAAaggaaagattttttgaatCACTGACATTTGTAGATCGCATTTTTCAGAGTTCGGTTTTCAGGATGCGTTACGAATCTACTTACGTGCACAATGTGACaataattttgttgaaaacaaaCATGCGGATTTATATGCAAAATTAGATCCTATGAAATGtaatgtataattaaattataaaatgaaagatgataaactgaaataattgataagaaaaatttgaggTTCTAAATTAAGAACggaattcaaaaattgtaaaaaaattacatataaGAAAGTTTTTCCGGCAAATTTGGGCTTTTACACATAAAACTtaaagatgaattttttaaaatcaaagaTCAATAGGGTTGCAGGgctaatatttaaaaaatcttaacCTATGATCACGTAATGTCAGACATGAGCACAGCAAactaatcaattttttcatgctgGAAACAATTTACATAAACTGATTATAAATAAGACACTGTTATTTCAAACGTATATGTTTGCAAGCATTATTGGTTTGTgttaaagtaaaaattaaaaagtagaAATTGATAAGCATGCGCGTGGCACTGTTACTAGTGTTAGTAATATCGTTAGGtcgttttgatatttttatatttgtatagTGGAGTATCGAATTGTTTTCCAATCGCGTCAATAGATGCCGTATCAATTCCAAGTTTGACCCAAAATCAACTTGCTGCTGCCATCTAGTGGCAAACACCTGTACCCGGTTGTTTAAGTTCTATAAGCGACCGCTAGGTGCTACCTAGAGCCCGCGACGCTGGTATCGCCGGCTACTCCTATATATTGATGTGCCACGTGAAAATCTCGGGCGCCCACTGTGGTGCCCCAGATAGTTCAGTCGCGGTCAGCGACGTGTCAGGTCATGACACAATACGAGCGAACAAACAGTGAAAGCGCCTCTTCGTGGCCGTAGTTGGTAGTATTACAAGCATGCGGTATCTACGGATTCGCTTAGAGCAGGCGGGGTTTGGGGGATCGATGTGAGGTAAATTGTAGTGGCGATCGCGGCCGGTGCCGTGATGCCAGATTCACGAATTTCGTGACGTGTATTGCATCGCGGCCTCGAGAACGCCTAAGCTCCTTCACATAGAATCATCCGTGCATCGTAGTCTCGGGCCTAGCTGCCACCAATGATACTTGGTCTACACACACATACTGTGAGGGGGGCCGCAAAGTCCAGTATGTATCAAGTCTGTTTGGGATGAAGTGTGTACTCGGCTACACACAATACTTtaatgtcaaaaatttatatcagGTTGGTAGGCCTGCAACCGTGATGGGGTTAATATGAAAACCATGTGCCAAGTGGAAGGTTAGTTCTAACCTTGTAGCCATCAAACGGAGTAACGAGAAGAATCTTGACGTACTGTCAGATTGTGTTTATAACCTCGGTACTACAGTATATGGAGCAATATAATGTCATATTCTccgtaattttattcaataattattaatccCCTATCtatatcttttatttttcattttttgaataGTTTATACTCGACATATCTCTCTCCTGTAATTCAAAACGCATTTTGTTTGTTGTAAACCCTAGTGATGCTT includes the following:
- the LOC107221698 gene encoding neurogenic locus notch homolog protein 1 isoform X4, which gives rise to MKRSLGKMEYMQIAVLLAMLFAGFANGQGCDTYTCGTNAKCTISEGRPVCSCLNLHMGDPLVQCVRVECQINEDCLGSRACLNNKCIDPCPGFCGLNAECHTRDHVPTCTCLARYTGDPYTSCRIADPQAACKPSPCGLNTKCEVINEVPRCTCLPGYQGSPLSGCRHECESDAECSNHLACSSNFKCENPCQCGDGANCEVINHRPKCTCPNNWLGSPYVACRPECTYHSDCPQSKPACLNQKCANPCEGVCGINANCQLRDITPICSCPKDMTGDPFVSCRPFEPLDLCQPNPCGINAVCTPGHDNTGKERPVCTCPTGYIGNALISCQRGECLSDNECPDNRACIDFSCQNPCTGRQCGPSATCSPRRHIAVCTCPDGTRGDALVTCNPIDSRSSFNYARYYRYK
- the LOC107221698 gene encoding neurogenic locus notch homolog protein 1 isoform X2 is translated as MKRSLGKMEYMQIAVLLAMLFAGFANGQGRQQRILSQAGVSYISNYLPRYVSGCDTYTCGTNAKCTISEGRPVCSCLNLHMGDPLVQCVRVECQINEDCLGSRACLNNKCIDPCPGFCGLNAECHTRDHVPTCTCLARYTGDPYTSCRIADPQAACKPSPCGLNTKCEVINEVPRCTCLPGYQGSPLSGCRHECESDAECSNHLACSSNFKCENPCQCGDGANCEVINHRPKCTCPNNWLGSPYVACRPECTYHSDCPQSKPACLNQKCANPCEGVCGINANCQLRDITPICSCPKDMTGDPFVSCRPFEPLDLCQPNPCGINAVCTPGHDNTGKERPVCTCPTGYIGNALISCQRGECLSDNECPDNRACIDFSCQNPCTGRQCGPSATCSPRRHIAVCTCPDGTRGDALVTCNPIDSRSSFNYARYYRYK
- the LOC107221698 gene encoding neurogenic locus notch homolog protein 1 isoform X1; the protein is MKGTFIWRKETNHCVFEKARSLGKMEYMQIAVLLAMLFAGFANGQGRQQRILSQAGVSYISNYLPRYVSGCDTYTCGTNAKCTISEGRPVCSCLNLHMGDPLVQCVRVECQINEDCLGSRACLNNKCIDPCPGFCGLNAECHTRDHVPTCTCLARYTGDPYTSCRIADPQAACKPSPCGLNTKCEVINEVPRCTCLPGYQGSPLSGCRHECESDAECSNHLACSSNFKCENPCQCGDGANCEVINHRPKCTCPNNWLGSPYVACRPECTYHSDCPQSKPACLNQKCANPCEGVCGINANCQLRDITPICSCPKDMTGDPFVSCRPFEPLDLCQPNPCGINAVCTPGHDNTGKERPVCTCPTGYIGNALISCQRGECLSDNECPDNRACIDFSCQNPCTGRQCGPSATCSPRRHIAVCTCPDGTRGDALVTCNPIDSRSSFNYARYYRYK
- the LOC107221698 gene encoding neurogenic locus notch homolog protein 1 isoform X3, yielding MKGTFIWRKETNHCVFEKARSLGKMEYMQIAVLLAMLFAGFANGQGCDTYTCGTNAKCTISEGRPVCSCLNLHMGDPLVQCVRVECQINEDCLGSRACLNNKCIDPCPGFCGLNAECHTRDHVPTCTCLARYTGDPYTSCRIADPQAACKPSPCGLNTKCEVINEVPRCTCLPGYQGSPLSGCRHECESDAECSNHLACSSNFKCENPCQCGDGANCEVINHRPKCTCPNNWLGSPYVACRPECTYHSDCPQSKPACLNQKCANPCEGVCGINANCQLRDITPICSCPKDMTGDPFVSCRPFEPLDLCQPNPCGINAVCTPGHDNTGKERPVCTCPTGYIGNALISCQRGECLSDNECPDNRACIDFSCQNPCTGRQCGPSATCSPRRHIAVCTCPDGTRGDALVTCNPIDSRSSFNYARYYRYK
- the LOC124293048 gene encoding uncharacterized protein LOC124293048 — its product is MNLNSKEHISLNAGALSHKCLPDNIEDLSEKEISDFLDSKWEEMSCGKLEGFQEKGRTDSFCRSCFILHSEPELLDHKISFHLTFHEEKAKCWFCGQSLFVTKRGTSGCNECKKIMPLKHSKPAFEDKRQGCGPSWRSPTGYVLLLC